From the Neoarius graeffei isolate fNeoGra1 chromosome 1, fNeoGra1.pri, whole genome shotgun sequence genome, one window contains:
- the dynlt5 gene encoding dynein light chain Tctex-type 5 encodes MSDMAKEKAVRLLKKRESMSSLGSQDVRARREELTIKTKDSISSVSYLDEAGHHDENPKHAVQTENTYQLGPSKRFPMHTVREILKDVLSSYLQEEKYEPELCRQMTKTIAEVVKARVKDLMIPRYKIIVTISIGQLAEQTVRMVSRCLWDATNDTFSSYVFKNNSLFAVSNVYAVYFE; translated from the exons ATGTCCGACATGGCGAAGGAAAAAGCCGTCCGGCTGCTGAAGAAGCGAGAGAGCATGTCGTCTCTGGGCAGTCAGGATGTGAGAGCCAGGAGGGAAGAGCTCACCATCAAGACCAAGGA CTCTATCAGTAGCGTGTCCTATTTGGACGAAGCTGGTCACCATGATGAAAACCCTAAACATGCAGTGCAAACGGAGAACACGTACCAGCTCG GTCCGTCGAAGCGGTTCCCCATGCACACTGTGAGGGAGATTCTGAAGGATGTTCTGAGCAGCTACCTGCAGGAGGAGAAGTATGAACCCGAGCTGTGCAGACAGATGACCAAAACCATAGCAGAG GTGGTGAAGGCGCGAGTGAAGGACCTGATGATCCCTCGCTATAAGATTATCGTGACGATCAGCATTGGCCAGCTGGCAGAGCAGACCGTGCGCATGGTGAGCCGCTGCCTCTGGGACGCCAccaatgacacattttcatcgtaCGTTTTCAAGAATAACTCGCTCTTCGCCGTCTCCAATGTCTACGCCGTGTACTTTGAATGA
- the insl5b gene encoding insulin-like 5b, with the protein MKVLLLVCVLVPLLACAPPTEASQLPMRLCGREFLRAIVYTCGGSRWRRSLHEIFTKDSELGDTLRFRRSEDSALLDLCCRVGCRKSDLALMC; encoded by the exons ATGAAGGTCCTGCTGTTGGTATGTGTCCTGGTGCCTCTGCTGGCCTGCGCGCCACCGACAGAAGCGTCCCAACTTCCCATGAGGCTGTGCGGCCGCGAGTTCCTGCGCGCTATCGTCTACACATGTGGTGGCTCCAGGTGGAGGAGGAGCCTACACGAGATCTTCACAAAGG ACTCAGAGCTGGGAGACACGCTGAGGTTCAGGAGGAGTGAGGACTCGGCGTTGCTGGATCTCTGCTGCAGAGTGGGATGCAGGAAAAGCGACCTGGCACTCATGTGCTGA